From the Huiozyma naganishii CBS 8797 chromosome 2, complete genome genome, one window contains:
- the DCR2 gene encoding phosphoprotein phosphatase (similar to Saccharomyces cerevisiae DCR2 (YLR361C); ancestral locus Anc_4.200) encodes MPPKLYTRLLLYIVVLSTMFLGVRHYWKLFWRESSRFIGGSAIRREGYGNNNNNYGTGRAARYVVVDVAVESCWHVYGYTLWCSRSGGLIPPVDGQRAAQTTVHRRVQKDMAGSLLVDWFGTAQFLQLEMLQEQQGTSGQCVSSISWSPGSFQTWQGLHFETQDITGENNLPCVTDITVLFGEDCVDPRSEWNLLRDKPLPVSSSTRRNDPVDCYLSYRSGGGRWARPVLKLDAAGQFKVVQLADLHMGVGPGKCIDEFPEHSKSEGPCLADPKTLTFVESVLDTESPQLVVFTGDQIMGDKSRYDSETTLLKALAPVLERHIPWCLVWGNHDDEGSLSRWELSRFAETLPLSLFKISPRDTGDSSFGVGNYFHQVFSDNGEEKPAITLYFLDSHKYSRTGKLYPGYDWIKEAQWDYVKQLYDKAIAPFADAATETSQERQLSMAFFHIPLPEYGDFQSQSNPAEQNPMLGQHKEGLTAPKYNSGGLTTLQHMRVQATSCGHDHCNDYCLQDDSTGDKIWLCFGGSAGEGAYAGYGGTERRIRTFNFDTTSGRIETWKRLNGSPQNAFDYQVLVDLGHPAGLDVL; translated from the coding sequence ATGCCGCCGAAGCTGTACACAAGGCTACTGCTGTACATCGTGGTTCTTTCCACGATGTTTCTCGGCGTGCGCCACTACTGGAAGTTGTTCTGGCGGGAGAGCAGCAGGTTCATCGGCGGGTCTGCGATCAGAAGGGAGGGCTAcggaaacaacaacaacaactatGGGACGGGCCGGGCTGCGCGGTACGTCGTAGTCGATGTCGCTGTGGAGAGTTGCTGGCATGTTTATGGCTACACGCTGTGGTGTTCGCGATCCGGTGGGTTGATCCCACCGGTAGACGGTCAAAGGGCAGCGCAGACGACGGTCCACAGGCGCGTCCAGAAGGATATGGCTGGGTCGTTGCTGGTAGATTGGTTCGGTACCGCACAATTCTTGCAGCTGGAAATGCTGCAGGAGCAGCAGGGCACGTCTGGACAGTGTGTCTCGTCGATATCATGGTCCCCAGGGTCATTTCAGACCTGGCAAGGTTTGCACTTCGAGACCCAGGATATAACGGGAGAGAACAACCTCCCGTGTGTCACAGACATCACCGTGCTGTTTGGGGAGGACTGCGTTGATCCACGGTCCGAATGGAACCTGCTCAGGGACAAACCCCTGCCGGTGTCCTCGTCGACACGTCGCAACGATCCCGTGGATTGCTACTTGTCCTACAGATCTGGTGGGGGGAGATGGGCACGGCCAGTGTTGAAACTGGACGCCGCAGGTCAGTTCAAAGTGGTGCAATTAGCGGATCTGCACATGGGTGTCGGTCCAGGGAAGTGTATCGATGAGTTCCCGGAACACAGCAAGAGCGAGGGACCCTGTCTCGCAGACCCGAAAACACTCACGTTCGTAGAGAGCGTGCTCGATACGGAGTCACCACAGCTGGTGGTGTTCACAGGGGATCAAATAATGGGGGACAAGTCTCGCTACGACTCAGAGACGACTTTGCTCAAAGCATTAGCGCCCGTGTTGGAAAGACATATACCGTGGTGTCTCGTCTGGGGTAACCATGATGACGAGGGTTCGCTGTCGCGATGGGAGTTGTCCCGCTTTGCGGAGACACTACCGCTCtcactgttcaaaataagCCCGCGAGACACCGGGGACAGTTCCTTCGGGGTAGGTAACTACTTCCACCAAGTGTTCAGCGATAATGGCGAGGAGAAACCGGCCATAACACTATACTTTCTAGACTCCCACAAGTATTCCCGCACGGGGAAACTATACCCTGGTTACGACTGGATAAAGGAGGCACAGTGGGACTACGTAAAACAACTTTACGACAAGGCGATCGCCCCATTCGCTGATGCTGCTACAGAAACATCACAGGAGAGGCAGTTGTCAATGGCGTTTTTCCACATTCCTTTACCAGAGTATGGCGATTTCCAATCGCAGTCGAACCCGGCTGAACAGAATCCAATGTTAGGTCAACACAAAGAGGGACTTACGGCTCCGAAATATAACTCTGGTGGCTTGACCACTTTACAGCACATGCGAGTCCAAGCGACGTCGTGCGGCCATGACCACTGCAACGACTACTGTCTCCAGGATGACTCCACAGGCGACAAGATCTGGCTCTGTTTCGGTGGGAGCGCCGGTGAGGGTGCTTACGCCGGCTACGGTGGCACGGAACGTAGAATCAGAACATTCAATTTCGATACAACAAGCGGGAGGATAGAGACCTGGAAGAGACTGAACGGGTCCCCGCAAAACGCATTCGATTACCAAGTCCTCGTCGATCTCGGACACCCTGCAGGCCTGGACGTTTTATAA
- the VPS38 gene encoding Vps38p (similar to Saccharomyces cerevisiae VPS38 (YLR360W); ancestral locus Anc_4.199), translating into MTGYLLQRRLRHLQCITVVNAALLLLRPNLEGPENKTLEVIRCVPCFYTLETAKGQLVYVSEVQSSVLNNVPFNEVRFTGDSTMHLTLKVIARVPNETLQDGCNETVWAVAATYHVDLNHLVEVELDVMSVQDYNAPIMKMTDGTFTLRSVKTQRTSPLIMGNAYTNPVKASPINIVKSFSYNQMLKLNKILEYRDNVYGERSTISQRLEENINRHRRHSRIHLSKERAFNSIRELENSLDIKQRRLRELSRLLSANEISKVDSSFEDPIWHDQYATLYSNLIQTRARLFNLRKRKIHQIVTVFGSLINLKFGLIDCRNNQLKLNTVDFGLLMEVIMSSPSPEACRMEINIALGYYLLLVSLLSSTALAVDLPHILFYCGSNSVVDCKYPFYISDAQSQKQMKKFQDGVLSFNVNVLQIRQFLD; encoded by the coding sequence ATGACTGGGTACCTGTTACAAAGGAGGTTGAGACACCTGCAATGTATAACCGTGGTTAACGCCGCCTTGCTACTCCTACGGCCCAATCTTGAAGGACCAGAGAATAAGACCCTGGAAGTGATCAGATGTGTACCATGTTTCTATACCTTAGAGACAGCAAAAGGACAGCTGGTCTACGTTAGTGAGGTGCAATCAAGTGTACTTAACAACGTGCCATTTAATGAGGTAAGGTTCACCGGTGACTCGACAATGCATTTGACACTTAAAGTAATCGCGCGGGTCCCAAATGAAACCTTACAGGACGGGTGTAATGAGACTGTTTGGGCTGTTGCGGCAACGTATCATGTTGATTTGAACCATCTGGTTGAGGTTGAGTTGGATGTGATGAGTGTTCAAGATTATAATGCCCCCATTATGAAGATGACAGATGGGACGTTTACGTTGAGATCTGTTAAAACACAACGCACAAGCCCACTTATTATGGGAAATGCTTACACAAATCCGGTCAAGGCATCCCCGATAAATATCGTGAAGTCGTTTAGTTACAATCAGATGCTCAAGTTGAATAAGATCTTGGAGTACAGGGACAACGTGTATGGAGAGAGGAGCACGATTTCGCAACGGTTGGAGGAGAACATTAATCGGCACAGGCGGCACTCCAGGATACATTTGTCTAAAGAAAGGGCTTTCAACTCGATAAGGGAGCTTGAAAACAGTTTGGATATAAAACAGAGACGACTACGTGAATTGAGCCGTCTTTTGAGTGCCAACGAAATAAGCAAAGTTGATTCATCCTTCGAGGACCCGATCTGGCACGATCAGTACGCCACTCTTTACTCCAATCTAATCCAAACAAGGGCCCGTCTGTTTAACCtaagaaagaggaaaatcCATCAAATTGTTACGGTATTTGGCTCATTGATTAACCTCAAATTCGGGCTTATAGACTGCCGAAACAATCAGCTGAAATTGAATACTGTCGACTTCGGGTTACTCATGGAGGTCATCATGTCCTCGCCGTCTCCAGAGGCCTGCCGTATGGAGATAAATATAGCGTTAGGGTACtatctgctgctggtgtCATTACTGTCTTCTACTGCACTGGCCGTCGACCTCCCGCATATCTTATTTTATTGCGGGAGCAACTCTGTCGTGGATTGCAAGTACCCATTCTACATATCCGACGCACAGTCTCAAAAGcagatgaagaagtttcaAGATGGGGTGCTCTCGTTCAACGTTaacgttcttcaaattaGGCAATTTTTGGATTAA
- the KNAG0B05870 gene encoding uncharacterized protein (similar to Saccharomyces cerevisiae YLR361C-A; ancestral locus Anc_4.201) gives MSNGNDESSRRADEEQQVEEGEGEPTVQLNRGGKVKEVPLSRFRNPHAVSFGRNFQQQLRPQPINGSQQNNEQGDNGLLQNKGHRPSQ, from the coding sequence ATGAGTAACGGTAACGATGAGAGCAGTAGACGTGCTGATGAGGAGCAGCAGGTGGAGGAAGGGGAAGGTGAGCCCACGGTGCAGTTGAACAGGGGCGGAAAGGTCAAAGAGGTGCCCCTGTCGCGGTTCAGGAACCCACATGCGGTGTCCTTCGGAAGAAACTTCCAACAGCAGTTGAGACCGCAGCCAATTAACGGATCCCAGCAGAACAACGAACAGGGGGACAACGGGCTGCTGCAGAACAAAGGGCACCGACCATCGCAGTGA
- the KNAG0B05820 gene encoding uncharacterized protein (similar to Saccharomyces cerevisiae MUP1 (YGR055W); ancestral locus Anc_4.195) has translation MGVPKFIAQLNVFDSDNYLFKADDGTAAAAAESDSESPSSTAYAVTKLDESKKNLGLISCIGLIVNRMLGAGIFAVSSTIFNLCGSVGLSLIIWTVGAIISLAGLYVYMEFGTAIPRNGGEKNYLEFIFKKPKFFVTSMYASYVFFLGWAAGNSVNTAVMFITAADKEVTEWNQRGIGVAVIAFAFLVNSINVKVGLYIQNMLGIFKLGIVIFISITGWVALGGGLKNNYQSHNFHNAFEGTGNATAYGVVNALYNVIWSFIGYSNINYALGEVKNPVRSLRIAGPTSLIFLAIIYIFVNIAYFAVVPKETLRTSKLILVADFFDIVFGHRAKRAASAIVGLSALGNVLSVIFAQGRIIQQLGREGVLPFSSFFASSKPFSSPMAGLFQHFLVCLVTILAPPPGDAYNFIMNLVSYPMNIINFAISVGLLWIYWQRRQGKLEWNPPIKAGVVAITFFALANLYLIVAPYIPPRHGESVYKSMPYWTHCVVTWGVFGVGAVYYLIWNQILPKRGGYTLENKEVLGEDGFWRTKITRVYSDSSKLEQSFTDADVEEDSDTIETKNHIGIQTIYKAASN, from the coding sequence ATGGGTGTCCCCAAGTTTATAGCACAGCTTAATGTGTTTGACTCGGATAACTACCTTTTCAAAGCGGATGACGGCACCGCAGCAGCGGCGGCAGAGTCTGATTCGGAATCGCCGTCCTCAACTGCTTACGCAGTCACAAAACTGGACGAAAGCAAGAAGAACCTCGGGTTGATATCCTGCATTGGGCTTATTGTGAACAGAATGCTGGGTGCCGGGATCTTTGCCGTGTCCTCCACCATCTTCAACCTCTGCGGGTCCGTGGGGCTGTCCCTCATCATCTGGACCGTTGGAGCTATAATCTCTCTCGCTGGCCTGTACGTGTACATGGAGTTTGGGACTGCCATTCCAAGAAACGGTGGTGAGAAGAACTACCTGGAATTCATATTCAAGAAGCCCAAGTTCTTCGTCACGTCCATGTATGCCTCTTACGTTTTCTTCCTTGGTTGGGCTGCTGGTAATTCCGTCAATACGGCGGTTATGTTCATCACGGCAGCGGATAAAGAGGTCACCGAATGGAACCAAAGAGGAATCGGGGTCGCGGTCATCGCGTTTGCCTTCCTCGTCAACTCGATTAACGTGAAGGTCGGACTGTACATTCAGAACATGCTTGGGATATTCAAACTAGGTATTGTCATATTCATCTCAATCACTGGGTGGGTAGCACTAGGCGGAgggttgaagaacaactACCAATCGCACAACTTCCACAATGCCTTTGAGGGTACGGGCAACGCTACCGCATACGGTGTTGTGAACGCTCTGTACAACGTCATCTGGTCATTCATCGGCTATTCGAATATCAATTACGCACTAGGGGAGGTGAAGAACCCGGTACGGAGTCTGCGGATCGCGGGACCAACCTCGCTAATATTCTTGGCCATCATCTACATCTTTGTGAACATTGCCTACTTTGCCGTTGTCCCCAAGGAGACACTGCGCACGTCCAAACTGATCCTAGTGGCcgatttcttcgatatcGTGTTTGGTCACCGGGCCAAGAGAGCTGCCTCTGCCATTGTCGGGCTCAGTGCACTTGGGAACGTTCTCTCCGTGATTTTTGCTCAGGGCAGAATCATTCAGCAATTGGGCCGTGAGGGCGTGCTCCCCTTCTCATCTTTCTTCGCCAGTTCGAAGCCGTTCAGCTCACCCATGGCTGGACTGTTCCAACATTTCCTCGTGTGTCTGGTGACCATCCTGGCGCCACCACCTGGCGACGCGTACAATTTCATTATGAACCTCGTGTCGTACCCAATGaacatcatcaacttcGCTATCAGCGTCGGACTGCTATGGATTTACTGGCAAAGAAGACAGGGGAAACTGGAATGGAATCCACCGATAAAGGCTGGTGTTGTCGCGATCACATTCTTCGCACTCGCAAACCTGTACCTGATCGTCGCACCTTACATTCCACCAAGACACGGCGAGTCCGTGTACAAGAGTATGCCATACTGGACCCACTGTGTCGTGACATGGGGGGTATTCGGCGTGGGTGCCGTCTACTACCTGATCTGGAACCAGATCTTGCCCAAACGGGGCGGCTACACGctggaaaacaaagaggtgCTGGGCGAGGACGGTTTCTGGCGTACCAAGATTACAAGGGTGTATTCGGACAGCTCTAAACTGGAACAGAGCTTCACAGACGCAGACGTGGAGGAAGACTCGGACACCATAGAAACGAAGAACCACATCGGAATACAAACAATCTACAAAGCAGCATCAAACTGA
- the RSC2 gene encoding Rsc2p (similar to Saccharomyces cerevisiae RSC1 (YGR056W) and RSC2 (YLR357W); ancestral locus Anc_4.196) translates to MAGDSVDQKGMLHAMLKKECAELFALRDPESGLDLMPIFSILPAKRDYPDYYSLISYPVAYSTLKKKLPHYPSAAAWLKDAAYIAWNAKTYNLRGSQVWKFADIIEKHLKNVTVPRLKRVYPEIEYPYLGPLPDENPPLEQQQPQSGQVPLQTEHRTPQPAGVQAEVQKPEPQAHSQQLSEQQQQQLQQQQELILQQQLLQQHQRHFPIVAPKAPAKEASIQPKMKFIQFATKDKPKGTNATVHGHSIIKQETARGTTPVERTDTPPNAATNTNMNMNTSINTNTTPAVPQQAAMPRHHIPMPKRMHSNYELSAYSPPMSQTTTPQPHMMSRKDKKALTRRGRPPMIDLPHIQRMKNIIKGLKKEIDPTTRKSVTVPFEKLPNPASDPVYYTTITDPITFDDIWKRVKTRKYKDMQSFQTDISLMLINYKTAYNSNMDNMNKLIAFEKTFNVLYHYELAKPDKDYIPEGEFRYPIDEITVNNRAYHVGDWVLLANPNDPMKPVVGQIFKLWNTEDGQKWLNACWYFRPEQTVHRVDRLFYKNEVMKTGQYRDHQIEDIVGSCYVEHFTRYQRSEPTTDIGGPLFLCEYRYNESDKVFNKIRTWRACLPEEIRDVEEPCRPVNGRKFFKYVSPISHLLPPNSTMEDPIPEPQMADPNAPPLVGAVYMRPPLQRDDLGEYSTSHDSPRHIIRPGEPHEPGVIDQEMGTITVDSTVNLTQTKPSYSASPSLLGTGTGKVGRPPNSSHHKIHSNAQILQNDFKTTYSSKMAAVTNRVAGYNNATHNNVPKNTSATMLMPITNRMQSNGKQTSKTQVTGPSKKAMEQSYASYIQYAAAYKGNNQGSVIVDTPGAYVLPIDILGERVKGSQELYEIQTADFNSMAKRLTKEEMNLQRKRGRNGEIIWFRSPSVMLGERLLNLGDTHLQTPLNVWNFPDRLGVTDNLAGFDYEEVEEEGETMATITKAAVDHVMSTDDDYNGVEGPATGDSDQDIPKTINLEETMYLDEDDKDDCNDLTGPHFLGLRPSAKYLAYKLSDQ, encoded by the coding sequence ATGGCCGGTGACAGTGTAGATCAGAAGGGGATGCTCCATGCTATGCTAAAGAAGGAATGTGCTGAGCTCTTTGCGTTAAGGGATCCAGAGTCCGGGCTGGACCTGATGCCCATTTTCAGCATCCTGCCCGCGAAGAGAGACTACCCTGATTACTATAGTCTGATCTCTTACCCTGTGGCCTACAGCACCCTGAAAAAGAAGCTGCCGCATTACCCTAGTGCTGCCGCGTGGCTGAAAGACGCGGCTTACATTGCGTGGAACGCCAAAACGTACAATCTGAGGGGCTCGCAAGTGTGGAAGTTTGCTGATATAATAGAGAAACATCTGAAGAATGTAACGGTCCCCCGATTGAAGAGGGTTTACCCTGAGATTGAGTACCCATATTTGGGACCGCTGCCCGACGAAAATCCACCACTagagcaacaacaaccacagtCGGGACAAGTGCCATTACAGACGGAACACCGAACTCCGCAACCAGCGGGAGTCCAGGCCGAAGTACAGAAACCAGAACCACAAGCACACTCGCAACAACTATcggaacaacaacagcagcaattgcaacaacagcaagaacTGATTTtacaacagcaactgctACAGCAACATCAGAGACATTTCCCTATAGTAGCCCCAAAAGCTCCGGCGAAAGAAGCATCTATTCAACCGAAGATGAAGTTCATACAGTTTGCAACGAAGGATAAACCGAAAGGCACTAATGCCACTGTTCATGGCCACTCCATAATAAAACAGGAAACAGCACGCGGTACGACACCAGTTGAAAGGACTGATACGCCCCCGAATGCAGCTACGAACACAAACATGAACATGAACACGAGTATAAACACGAACACAACTCCTGCGGTACCGCAACAAGCAGCCATGCCACGTCATCACATACCAATGCCAAAAAGGATGCACTCGAACTACGAGCTGTCCGCATATTCACCACCAATGTCGCAGACGACTACACCTCAACCGCATATGATGTCGAGGAAAGATAAAAAAGCCCTTACAAGACGGGGTAGGCCGCCAATGATCGATCTTCCACACATCCAAAGGATGAAAAACATTATCAAGGGACTGAAGAAGGAAATAGACCCCACCACGCGGAAATCCGTAACGGTGCCGTTTGAAAAACTGCCCAATCCAGCTTCAGATCCAGTGTACTATACTACCATAACAGACCCCATCACATTTGATGATATTTGGAAACGGGTGAAAACGAGGAAATACAAGGACATGCAAAGTTTCCAAACCGACATAAGCCTAATGCTGATCAATTATAAGACCGCGTATAACTCCAACATGGATAACATGAACAAATTAATAGCCTTTGAGAAGACATTCAATGTTCTGTACCATTACGAACTAGCCAAACCGGATAAAGATTATATCCCGGAGGGCGAGTTTAGGTACCCGATCGACGAAATCACCGTTAACAACAGAGCATACCACGTCGGTGACTGGGTTCTACTGGCTAATCCGAATGACCCGATGAAGCCTGTGGTAGGGcaaattttcaaattgTGGAACACAGAGGATGGCCAGAAATGGCTAAATGCCTGTTGGTATTTCAGACCCGAACAGACCGTCCACCGTGTTGACCGACTGTTTTATAAAAATGAGGTAATGAAGACAGGTCAATACAGAGATCATCAAATAGAGGACATCGTTGGAAGCTGCTACGTCGAACATTTTACGAGGTACCAAAGGAGTGAACCAACAACCGATATTGGCGGACCTTTGTTCCTATGTGAGTACCGATACAACGAGTCAGATAAGGTGTTTAACAAGATCAGAACTTGGAGGGCGTGTTTGCCGGAAGAGATTCGTGACGTTGAGGAACCGTGTAGACCAGTCAATGGGAGAAAGTTTTTCAAGTACGTTTCCCCGATAAGCCATCTTTTACCGCCTAATTCCACCATGGAGGATCCTATCCCGGAGCCACAGATGGCCGACCCGAACGCGCCACCTTTAGTGGGTGCCGTTTATATGAGGCCACCATTACAGCGAGATGACTTAGGGGAATATTCTACGTCGCACGACTCTCCAAGGCACATCATAAGGCCCGGAGAACCACACGAACCCGGAGTAATAGATCAAGAGATGGGTACAATTACAGTCGATAGCACTGTCAACTTGACACAAACAAAACCCAGTTATTCAGCGTCACCCTCATTGTTGGGTACTGGGACCGGGAAAGTCGGCAGGCCGCCCAACAGCTCGCATCATAAAATACACTCCAATGCACAAATCCTACAAAACGACTTCAAGACCACATATTCATCAAAGATGGCTGCTGTGACCAACAGGGTGGCTGGATACAACAACGCGACGCACAATAATGTTCCAAAGAATACGTCTGCAACTATGCTGATGCCAATTACGAACCGAATGCAAAGTAATGGGAAGCAGACGTCGAAAACGCAAGTAACTGGGCCCTCGAAAAAAGCGATGGAACAATCATATGCATCATACATTCAATATGCCGCCGCCTACAAGGGCAATAACCAAGGCTCTGTAATTGTTGATACCCCAGGGGCATACGTGCTACCGATAGACATTTTAGGCGAGAGAGTGAAGGGCAGCCAAGAGCTGTACGAAATACAAACGGCAGATTTTAACAGCATGGCGAAAAGGCTGACGAAAGAGGAGATGAATTTGCAACGAAAGAGGGGCAGGAATGGTGAGATTATTTGGTTCCGATCCCCTAGTGTCATGCTGGGAGAGCGGCTGCTGAACTTGGGTGACACGCATCTACAGACGCCGTTGAACGTTTGGAACTTTCCAGACAGACTTGGTGTTACAGATAACCTTGCAGGGTTTGACTACGAAGAGGTGGAGGAAGAGGGCGAGACAATGGCAACGATAACGAAAGCCGCTGTGGATCACGTAATGTCCACAGATGACGACTATAATGGGGTCGAGGGCCCAGCAACGGGCGACTCCGACCAGGATATACCAAAGACTATAAACCTCGAGGAGACAATGTACTTggacgaggacgacaaAGACGACTGTAACGATCTAACGGGACCGCACTTCCTGGGGCTTCGACCTTCCGCGAAATATCTGGCATACAAACTGAGCGACCAATAG
- the ADE13 gene encoding adenylosuccinase ADE13 (similar to Saccharomyces cerevisiae ADE13 (YLR359W); ancestral locus Anc_4.197) — MSDYDKYTTPLSARYASKEMSHIFSTRNRFSTWRKLWLNLAIAERELGLDVVTEEAIKEMGAHLTITDDEIAAASAQEAIVRHDVMAHVHTFGETCPSAAGIIHLGATSCFVTDNADLIFLRDAYDLVIPKLVNVIDRLSKFALQYKDLPVLGWTHFQPAQLTTLGKRTTLWIQELLWDLRNFVRARNDIGLRGVKGTTGTQASFLALFHGDHDKVEALDKRVTELLGFDTVYPVTGQTYSRKIDIDVLAPLSSFAASAHKMATDIRLLANLKEVEEPFEKSQIGSSAMAYKRNPMRCERVCSLARHLGSLFSDAVQTASVQWFERTLDDSAIRRISLPSAFLTTDILLTTLLNISSGLVVYPKVIERRIKGELPFMATENIIMAMVEKNASRQDVHEQIRVLSHQAAAVVKEEGGDNDLIERIKKDDFFKPIWNELDELLDPSTFVGRAPQQTEKFVNNDVKQALEPHKQYINDEKVQLNV, encoded by the coding sequence ATGTCTGATTACGACAAGTACACCACCCCTTTATCCGCTAGATATGCGTCTAAGGAGATGTCTCACATCTTCTCCACTAGAAACAGGTTTTCTACGTGGAGAAAATTGTGGTTGAACTTAGCCATTGCGGAACGTGAGCTTGGGCTAGACGTCGTTACTGAGGAGGCAATCAAAGAGATGGGTGCTCATTTGACCATCACAGATGATGAGATTGCTGCTGCCTCCGCGCAAGAGGCTATTGTCAGACACGACGTAATGGCTCATGTTCACACTTTTGGTGAAACCTGTCCAAGCGCTGCTGGTATCATTCACTTGGGGGCCACCTCTTGTTTTGTGACTGATAATGCCGacttgatatttttgagaGATGCGTACGATTTGGTCATCCCCAAACTGGTGAACGTAATTGACAGACTATCGAAATTTGCACTACAGTACAAAGATCTACCGGTTCTAGGGTGGACACACTTTCAACCAGCTCAATTGACGACTCTGGGTAAGAGAACCACGTTGTGGATTCAAGAACTTCTATGGGACTTGAGAAATTTCGTAAGAGCAAGAAACGACATTGGTCTACGTGGTGTCAAGGGCACCACTGGTACCCAGGCCTCATTTCTGGCTTTGTTTCACGGTGACCATGATAAAGTGGAGGCGCTAGACAAAAGGGTCACGGAACTGCTGGGGTTCGACACCGTTTACCCTGTAACGGGTCAGACTTACTCGAGGAAAATTGACATCGATGTTTTGGCACcactttcctcctttgcTGCTAGTGCTCACAAGATGGCTACCGATATTAGACTGTTGGCcaacttgaaggaggtCGAGGAGCCATTTGAAAAATCCCAGATTGGGTCTTCCGCCATGGCGTACAAGAGAAACCCAATGCGTTGTGAACGTGTGTGCTCTCTAGCAAGACACTTGGGCTCGCTATTTAGTGATGCTGTACAGACTGCGTCCGTGCAGTGGTTTGAGAGAACTTTAGACGATTCTGCTATTAGAAGGATATCTCTACCAAGTGCCTTTTTGACTACGGATATCCTTTTGACCACACTATTAAACATATCTTCCGGTTTGGTAGTTTATCCAAAGGTCATTGAAAGAAGAATCAAGGGTGAACTACCGTTCATGGCTACTGAAAACATTATCATGGCCATggtagaaaaaaatgcatcTAGACAGGACGTTCACGAGCAGATCAGAGTACTTTCTCACcaagctgctgctgtggtcAAGGAAGAGGGTGGTGATAACGACTTGATCGAGCGgatcaagaaggacgaTTTCTTCAAGCCAATCTGGAATGAATTGGACGAGCTATTGGATCCTTCCACTTTTGTCGGTAGGGCACCACAACAGACCGAGAAGTTTGTCAACAACGACGTAAAACAGGCACTAGAGCCTCACAAACAGTATATCAATGACGAGAAAGTGCAATTGAATGTGTAG